The following proteins come from a genomic window of Alnus glutinosa chromosome 10, dhAlnGlut1.1, whole genome shotgun sequence:
- the LOC133879337 gene encoding uncharacterized protein LOC133879337, which yields MNLPTRIAAAQRLPLLNAHALPFPSLRGAPKLGFVLYSHQSRRLRVGFSIKMSRSSEICDVGVENKLGVVHPAKEEYAEEAIQALKAGKIIVVPTDTLYGFACDACSLEAVNRIYEIKGRKHTSPLAICVGDVSDIKRFAVTDHLPHGLLDSLLPGPVTVILRRGESSILEKSLNPGFDSIGVRVPDCNFIRVIARGSGSALALTSANLSGQPSSVCIKDFENLWQHCAFVYDSGLLPAGRAGSTIVDLTRVGKYKILRPGSAQEETAAILDRHSLLEEATVT from the exons ATGAATCTTCCCACAAGAATAGCGGCAGCACAGAGACTGCCTCTTCTCAACGCTCATGCCCTTCCTTTCCCCTCTCTCCGAG GGGCGCCCAAACTTGGGTTTGTGTTGTATTCGCACCAGAGTAGGAGATTGAGAGTGGGGTTTTCGATTAAAATGTCTCGGAGTTCGGAGATATGCGATGTGGGTGTCGAAAATAAGTTGGGGGTGGTTCACCCTGCCAAAGAAGAGTACGCTGAGGAGGCAATTCAAGCTCTTAAAGCTGGGAAGATTATTGTTGTGCCCACGGATACACTCTACGGATTCGCTTGTGATGCTTG TTCTTTGGAAGCAGTTAATAGGATTTACGAGATTAAAGGACGTAAACATACAAGCCCTCTAGCAATATGTGTTGGGGATGTATCAGATATAAAGCGCTTTGCTGTCACAGACCATTTACCTCATGGCCTGCTTGATTCTCTCCTTCCAGGACCTGTTACTGTCATTCTAAGGCGAG GAGAGTCAAGTATTCTTGAGAAGTCTTTGAACCCAGGATTCGATAGTATAGGAGTCCGAGTGCCTGACTGTAACTTCATCAGGGTTATTGCTCGTGGTTCAGGAAGTGCGCTGGCCCTTACAAGTGCAAATCTAAGTGGGCAGCCAAGCAGTGTCTGCATCAAAGATTTTGAGAACCTTTGGCAACACTGTGCATTTGTTTACGACAGTGGTTTGCTTCCAGCTGGTCGAGCAGGCTCAACAATTGTGGACCTGACCAGGGTGGGAAAGTACAAGATTCTTAGACCTGGAAG